One stretch of Saccharopolyspora erythraea DNA includes these proteins:
- a CDS encoding VOC family protein translates to MIRVNITSVFVDDQAKALAFYTEKLGFIKKTDEPAGGARWLTVVSPADPDGVELLLEPDGHPAAGPFKQALVADGIPFTQFAVDDVFAEVERLKGLGVEFTQDATDLGPVVTAVFDDTCGNLIQLATMK, encoded by the coding sequence GTGATCCGCGTCAACATCACCAGCGTGTTCGTCGACGACCAGGCCAAGGCGCTCGCCTTCTACACCGAGAAGCTGGGGTTCATCAAGAAGACCGACGAGCCCGCGGGCGGAGCCCGCTGGCTCACCGTGGTCTCCCCCGCCGACCCGGACGGTGTCGAGCTGCTGCTGGAGCCCGACGGCCACCCCGCGGCCGGCCCGTTCAAGCAGGCGCTGGTCGCCGACGGCATCCCGTTCACCCAGTTCGCCGTCGACGACGTGTTCGCCGAGGTCGAGCGGCTCAAGGGGCTCGGCGTCGAGTTCACCCAGGACGCGACCGACCTGGGACCGGTGGTCACCGCCGTATTCGACGACACCTGCGGCAACCTGATCCAGCTCGCCACCATGAAGTAG
- a CDS encoding ArsR/SmtB family transcription factor — protein MDADPDLFKAIGDATRRTILDELTDKDGQTLFEICGRLTMKHGLASSRQAISQHLAVLEQAGLVRTRRQGRYKFHHIDTSPLRSIVERWPIDREEPNP, from the coding sequence GTGGACGCGGACCCCGACCTGTTCAAGGCCATCGGCGACGCGACGCGGCGCACCATCCTGGACGAGCTGACCGACAAGGACGGCCAGACGCTGTTCGAGATCTGCGGCCGGCTGACGATGAAGCACGGCCTGGCCTCCTCGCGCCAGGCCATCTCGCAGCACCTCGCGGTGCTCGAACAGGCCGGCCTGGTGCGCACAAGGCGGCAGGGCCGCTACAAGTTCCACCACATCGACACGAGCCCGCTGCGCTCGATCGTCGAGCGGTGGCCCATCGACCGAGAGGAACCGAACCCGTGA
- a CDS encoding phosphopantetheine-binding protein, whose translation MLDTAQAKTGYPLELLELDLELEADLGIDSVKQVEVLTAVRGHFGISGDVEVDLSEVNTLRKVIDFIVVADLPEPGETPSAVSVTPARPAYTPVLERELETVTHRYLPVAVERPLSASADFSLSGKGVVVIADRNGQVCGELLPRLTDAGAGVRVVSPAGAGIDGAAEVDLSDPQRLEDALAAARDELEQVQVVINLYQLAGASEGESTLDAPVERWTSEVDTRMAVELLTEVQVVCDDYGAAVHLGERDCSVQRRHQKLIEEAPSPYVDSALREALGEASLRGAKAVGYRGAGTMEFLVDDAGEFWFMEMNARIQVEHPVTELVTGVDLIAEQIRVAAGERLSVEQADVEIRGHAIECRINAEDPDRGFVPTPGRLDAYVPPDGPWTRVDSHCVPGATVSPYYDSMIAKLITWAPHREAALDRMQRALGEFRVEGKGVRTTIPFHEEVLAHPSFRAGEVTTSFLKQHLGM comes from the coding sequence GTGTTGGATACGGCTCAGGCGAAGACGGGTTATCCGTTGGAGTTGTTGGAGCTGGATCTGGAGCTTGAGGCTGATCTGGGTATTGACTCGGTGAAGCAGGTTGAGGTTTTGACCGCGGTGCGGGGGCATTTCGGGATTTCCGGTGATGTGGAGGTTGATCTTTCGGAGGTCAACACCCTGCGCAAGGTGATCGACTTCATCGTCGTGGCGGACCTGCCCGAGCCGGGCGAGACGCCGTCCGCGGTGTCGGTGACGCCGGCGCGTCCGGCTTACACACCGGTCCTCGAGCGCGAGCTGGAAACCGTCACGCACCGCTACCTGCCGGTGGCGGTCGAGCGGCCGCTGTCCGCGAGCGCGGATTTCTCCCTGTCCGGCAAGGGAGTCGTGGTCATCGCCGACCGGAACGGTCAGGTCTGCGGCGAGCTACTGCCCCGGCTCACCGACGCCGGTGCCGGGGTCCGGGTGGTCAGCCCTGCCGGCGCCGGGATCGACGGTGCGGCCGAGGTCGACCTCTCCGACCCGCAGCGGCTGGAGGACGCGCTCGCCGCCGCCCGCGACGAACTGGAGCAGGTGCAGGTGGTGATCAACCTGTATCAGCTCGCGGGCGCCTCGGAGGGCGAGTCGACCCTGGACGCCCCGGTCGAGCGCTGGACGAGCGAGGTCGACACCCGGATGGCCGTGGAGCTGCTGACAGAGGTGCAGGTCGTGTGCGACGACTACGGCGCGGCGGTGCACCTGGGCGAGCGGGACTGCTCGGTGCAACGGCGGCACCAGAAGCTCATCGAGGAGGCGCCTTCGCCGTACGTGGACTCCGCGCTGCGCGAGGCGCTCGGCGAGGCGTCGCTGCGAGGCGCCAAGGCGGTGGGCTACCGGGGCGCCGGCACCATGGAGTTCCTCGTCGACGACGCGGGCGAGTTCTGGTTCATGGAGATGAACGCGCGCATCCAGGTGGAGCACCCGGTCACCGAGCTGGTGACCGGAGTCGACCTGATCGCCGAGCAGATCCGGGTCGCGGCGGGGGAACGGCTGTCGGTCGAGCAGGCCGACGTCGAGATCCGCGGCCACGCCATCGAGTGCCGGATCAACGCCGAGGACCCGGACCGCGGGTTCGTGCCGACCCCGGGACGGCTCGACGCCTACGTCCCGCCGGACGGACCGTGGACGCGGGTCGACTCCCACTGCGTTCCGGGAGCGACGGTCTCGCCGTACTACGACTCGATGATCGCCAAGCTGATCACCTGGGCCCCGCACCGCGAGGCGGCGCTGGACCGGATGCAACGCGCACTCGGCGAGTTCCGCGTCGAGGGCAAGGGGGTGCGCACCACGATCCCGTTCCACGAGGAGGTGCTGGCCCACCCGAGCTTCCGGGCCGGCGAGGTGACCACCAGCTTCCTCAAGCAACACCTGGGCATGTGA
- the serA gene encoding phosphoglycerate dehydrogenase — translation MTNASRAVVLIAEKLAPSVAEEFGTDVEIRHVDGTDREALLDAVAEADALLVRSSTQVDSEVLGASSRLKVVGRAGVGLDNVDVPAATERGVLVVNAPTSNIVSAAEHAVALLLAVARNVAAADASLRAGEWKRSSYTGVELHGKTIGVVGLGKIGQLFAQRVAAFGTDLIAYDPYLPAARAARLGIELVGLEELLERADAISVHLPKTAETVGLIGAEELKKARKAMLVVNAARGGLIDEGALADALRNGHIGGAGIDVYETEPTTSSPLFELANVVATPHLGASTAEAQDRAGTDVARSVLLALAGDFVPDAVNVRGGAVGEEVLPYLPLTEKLGSLLSALSAGTPSSLVVEAVGELASEDVSVLGLAALRGLFTGVVDSQVTFVNAPRLAEEFGVDVEVKVSQESPDHRSAVSLRAVGADGRTAVVSGALTGPNQVEKLVEVDGRHFDFRIEGDVLLLECPDRPGVMGRVGTLLGETGANIHAAAVSQTSGGSDAIMLLRVDRPVQEQALEPIGKAVDARIVRAVSFSDHNGK, via the coding sequence GTGACCAACGCAAGCCGTGCTGTTGTCCTGATCGCCGAGAAGCTCGCGCCGTCGGTGGCGGAGGAGTTCGGCACCGATGTCGAGATCCGCCACGTGGACGGGACCGACCGCGAAGCGCTGCTCGACGCCGTGGCCGAGGCCGATGCGCTGCTGGTCCGTTCGTCGACGCAGGTCGATTCCGAGGTGCTGGGCGCCTCGAGCCGGTTGAAGGTGGTGGGCCGCGCAGGGGTCGGCCTGGACAACGTCGACGTCCCGGCGGCGACCGAGCGTGGCGTGCTGGTGGTCAACGCCCCCACGTCCAACATCGTCTCGGCCGCCGAGCACGCGGTCGCCCTGCTGCTGGCGGTCGCGCGCAACGTGGCCGCGGCCGACGCGAGCCTGCGGGCGGGGGAGTGGAAGCGCAGCTCCTACACGGGAGTGGAGCTGCACGGCAAGACGATCGGCGTGGTCGGACTGGGAAAGATCGGCCAGCTGTTCGCGCAGCGCGTCGCCGCCTTCGGCACCGACCTGATCGCCTACGACCCCTACCTGCCCGCCGCCCGCGCGGCCCGGTTGGGCATCGAGCTGGTCGGCCTGGAGGAGCTGCTGGAGCGTGCCGACGCGATCTCGGTCCACCTGCCCAAGACCGCCGAGACCGTGGGCCTGATCGGCGCGGAGGAGCTGAAGAAGGCCAGGAAGGCGATGCTGGTCGTCAACGCCGCGCGTGGCGGTCTGATCGACGAGGGCGCCCTCGCCGACGCACTCCGCAACGGTCACATCGGCGGGGCGGGGATCGACGTCTACGAGACCGAACCGACCACGTCCAGCCCGCTGTTCGAGCTCGCCAACGTGGTGGCCACCCCGCACCTGGGGGCGTCGACCGCGGAGGCGCAGGACCGCGCGGGAACCGATGTCGCGCGCTCGGTGCTGCTGGCGCTGGCCGGCGACTTCGTGCCGGACGCGGTGAACGTGCGGGGCGGTGCGGTCGGCGAGGAGGTCCTGCCGTACCTGCCGCTGACCGAGAAGCTCGGCTCGCTGCTGTCGGCTCTGTCGGCCGGCACTCCGAGCTCGCTGGTGGTCGAAGCCGTGGGCGAGCTGGCGAGCGAGGACGTGTCCGTCCTGGGTCTGGCGGCGCTGCGCGGGCTGTTCACCGGTGTGGTCGACAGCCAGGTCACCTTCGTCAACGCGCCGCGACTGGCCGAGGAGTTCGGAGTGGACGTCGAGGTGAAGGTGTCGCAGGAGAGCCCGGACCACCGCAGCGCCGTCTCGTTGCGCGCGGTCGGGGCCGACGGCCGCACCGCCGTGGTCTCCGGTGCGCTGACCGGTCCGAACCAGGTGGAGAAGCTGGTCGAGGTCGACGGCAGGCACTTCGACTTCCGGATCGAGGGCGACGTGCTGCTGCTGGAGTGCCCGGACCGCCCGGGCGTGATGGGCCGAGTCGGCACCCTGCTCGGCGAGACCGGTGCCAACATCCACGCGGCCGCGGTGAGCCAGACCTCCGGAGGGTCGGACGCGATCATGCTGCTGCGCGTGGACCGCCCGGTGCAGGAGCAGGCGCTCGAACCGATCGGCAAGGCCGTCGACGCACGCATCGTCCGCGCGGTGAGCTTCTCCGACCACAACGGCAAATGA